A region of the Betaproteobacteria bacterium genome:
TGATGTACTCGGCGCGCAACATCGACACCTGCTCGTTGAGTGTCTCCGAGCCACCCCGGCTGGAATGGCCCGCCACTTCCACGCAACCGGTGGATTGCCCGGACTGCTTGGCGATCTCCCTGACCCAGCGATCATGGATGGCGACGTCCGACGCAAAACTGGCGCTGCCCGGCTTGAAGTTGAATTTCACCGCCAGGCGTTGGCTGCTGAAGCCGGTACGAACCAGTTTCGCAAAGGCCTGCATGGCGCTGTCACGGCGGTTGAGTTTGAGATTGGACAGGTAAATACCCATCTGCACGCGTGGCTGATCGCCGGCGGGGATCTTCAACGCGGCGGTATAAAGCGCCAGCGCCTCCTTGTATTTCTTTGCGTGGTAGGCCTGCTGCGCTTCGTCGATCGCGGTCGCGGCCACAATTGTGTCGATGTAAGCCGCATGGATGGGGTCGCCGGCCTTGGTGCCCTGGCAGGTCTTGATATAGCCCTCAATCACCTTGTCGCTGACCCACACCGGGCTGTCGCCAAAGAAAGGCAACGGTTGCGAATCGACGCCGTCAAGCTTGGAGAAAGCGAGACCCTTGCTGATAATTTTTCCCGTCTTCAGATCGGCCAGCGAAAAGCAGATCCGATAGGAATCCCTTTCCAGTTCCGCCTTGCCTTGCAGGTTGATCGGCGTAAACGTGCCCACCAGGATAAGTGGCAATGTGGCGACATTGGCCGCATTGAACGGTTTGACTTCCACCTGCGGAAACTCGGCCTTGAGCAAGGCAACCAGTTTTTTTTCAATTGCCGCCGTCGCAGCAGACTGGGCACCGGTAACTCCGTCGAGAAGTGGATCGATCACGACGGTAAGTTTTTCACCCGGCGGCAACTTGGCGCCGGCAATAATCTGTCTGGCGGCCAGCGCTACCGCTTCATCGTGAGGCAACGCGACTGGCGGTTTTGGTGCTGCCGCAATCGCGGTACTGGTCGGTGCGGCAACGGTCGTGGTCGCGGGAGGCGCCATCTTGTTCACCGTATCTTGCGTGCTGCAGGCACCAAGCATCAGGCCAATCACAAGCATCCGCGCAAAATGTGAAAACAAAGCGCCGCCTGAAAAATTCAATGTCCTATTCATGTTTAGCCTTCCTTCGCAAGACAATGGAATTTCCACGTTCCATCTTATGACATAGATCAAGTAAATTCAACCCTTTGCGCGTTGCGCGTGCGGCTTCTAAACAAACTGTATGCAACTGGTGCTGGAAAGCGGCCGAGCCTGAGAAGGTTTGTGAGGGGAGCGGATTTCCTCTTGATCCGAAATGCGCAATGCGCGGTACGGCGGAAATTGCAGTCACAGCCGGCGAACACGAACGCGGGGAAAGCGTGGTTTATGACCTACTGAAAGTAAAGAGGACTTTGCTTGCCTACAACGGCAGCAGCCGAGCAGCGATTTCTCCGCTCGATGCAAGACGCAGAAATTCGTCACCCATGCGCTCACTCTCTGCCATTGCTGTTCGCCAGTATCGCTCGCGTGCATCTGCATCGTGTTCGAAGTGCTTGAAGT
Encoded here:
- a CDS encoding OmpA family protein, which gives rise to MLVIGLMLGACSTQDTVNKMAPPATTTVAAPTSTAIAAAPKPPVALPHDEAVALAARQIIAGAKLPPGEKLTVVIDPLLDGVTGAQSAATAAIEKKLVALLKAEFPQVEVKPFNAANVATLPLILVGTFTPINLQGKAELERDSYRICFSLADLKTGKIISKGLAFSKLDGVDSQPLPFFGDSPVWVSDKVIEGYIKTCQGTKAGDPIHAAYIDTIVAATAIDEAQQAYHAKKYKEALALYTAALKIPAGDQPRVQMGIYLSNLKLNRRDSAMQAFAKLVRTGFSSQRLAVKFNFKPGSASFASDVAIHDRWVREIAKQSGQSTGCVEVAGHSSRGGSETLNEQVSMLRAEYIKQKMEGEVKALKQRLTAQGFGSKKAMIGTGKGDQSDALDRRIEFKPTTC